The Bacillus sp. NEB1478 genome contains the following window.
GTCTTTGATTTTACATTGTTCAGTCATATGAGCTATTACACGGGAATCGTTTTTGAAGGATATGCAGCAGGTATTGGAGCACCCATTTCAAGCGGTGGCCGTTATGATGAATTGTTAAGCCGATTTGACCGTCACGCACCAGCAATCGGATTTGCCATTCGAATGGATTATTTAATAGAAGCTTTAGACTACAGAAATGTATCTTTGAGACCGCAATGCATCTTGTTTACACCAGAACGAAGAAGAGAAGCATTGCAATGGGCGAAAGAAAAGAGAGAAAAAGGTACTCAGATTGTCATGCAGGACCTTTCTGGTGTAGCGAACGTCGATGACTTCAGCAAACGTTTTGATGAAGTTCACTATTTAATAGGAAGTCAGCAAGGAGAGGACTTTTCATGAATACAACTTTAACGATGGCGATGCCAAAAGGGAGAATATTTGAAGAAGCGGTAGATCTGTTAAGACAAGCGGGTTATCCTCTGCCTCCTGAATTTGATGAATCGAGAAAACTGATTATCGATGTTCCTGAGGCCGAATTACGTTTTATTCTAGCAAAACCGATGGATGTACCGACGTATGTTGAACACGGAGTTGCCGATATCGGAATCGCAGGAAAAGACGTCATGCTGGAAGAAGAACGAGATGTATATGAAGTGCTCGATTTAAATATTTCTGCCTGCTATTTAGCAGTAGCGGGGCTCCCAGACGGCAATCATGAGAGGATCGCACCGAAAATCGCTTCCAAATATCCGAATGTAGCTGCTCACTATTTTAGAGAACAAGGCCAGCAAGTAGAAGTGATTAAACTGAATGGTTCGATAGAATTAGCGCCACTGATTGGATTGGCTGATCACATTGTGGATATCGTATCAACGGGCAGAACGTTAAAAGAGAATGGTCTTGTTGAACTCGAAAGAATTGCTGACATCACATCACGTCTAATTGTGAACCCGGCCAGTTATCGGCTGCATGCTGTCCGCATCAACGAAATGGTCGAACGGCTTCGGACACTTGTGGAAAGCAAGGGGGATAATGCATGAAAATCCAGCCTGTCACAGAATTAAAAAGCCTTGCAAGAAGCGTCGAGCAAAATACGGAACAGCAGCGCAAAGCGGTACTGGATATTTTGCAGACTGTAAAAAACGAGGGTGATAAAGCCCTTTTTGATTATACAAAACAGTTTGATGGTGTATCTTTGGAATCACTAGAGGTTACAAAGGAAGAAATAGATGAAGCTCTCTCATCACTTGATCAAGAATTGGTAAACATTATAATTGAAGCAGCTGCCAACATTCGTGAATATCACGAAAAGCAAAAAAGACAATCTTGGTTTTTTACGAGAGAGGACGGAACTCTCCTAGGACAAAAATTAACACCGCTTGATTCAGTAGGTGTTTATGTTCCAGGCGGTACAGCAGCTTATCCATCATCTGTTTTAATGGGTGTAATACCAGCTGTTGTCGCTGGTGTTGAGGAGATCGTTTTAGTGTCGCCGCCAGGAAAAGATGGAAAGCTTCCATCGGCCGTTTTAGCTGCAGCTCATGTTGCTGGAGTTAAACGAATGTTTAAAATAGGCGGTGCCCAAGCGATTGGTGCATTAGCATACGGAACGGAAACTGTGCCTAAAATAGATAAAATCGTTGGACCGGGAAACATCTATGTAGCACTCGCGAAGCGAGAAGTTTTTGGCGTATGCGATATTGATATGATTGCAGGACCAAGTGAAATTGCGGTTCTTGCTGACGAAACAGCGAACGAAAAGTACATTGCCGCGGATCTATTGTCACAAGCGGAACACGATCCCCGTTCAGCAGCAATCTTAGTAACAACATCACAGGAACTGGCTGAACAAGTTGCGGCAGAAGTTGAGGAGCAGCTTGCTAGTCTGCCAAGAAAAGATATCGTATCACAAGCTATAAAAGATTTTGGTGCAATTTATGTTGTAAACTCACTTGATGAAGGAACAGATGTAATTAATAAGATCGCTCCTGAACATCTAGAGATCATGACAAAAGACCCGATGAGTGTGCTCGGAAAAATAAAGCATGCAGGTGCAATTTTCCTTGGGGAATACAGTTCGGAGCCTGTTGGCGATTATTTTGCCGGCAGCAATCACGTATTGCCTACAAACGGTACAGCTCGTTTCTCGAGTCCGCTGAATGTGGATGATTATATGAAGAAATCGAGTGTGATCCGCTATAGTGAGCAGGCGATCAAAGAGAACGGGCATAAGATTTCTGCGTTTGCGCGTTTAGAGGGTCTTGAAGCACATGCCAGAGCAATTGATGTTCGACTGGAGGAAAAATAAATGGAAAACAAACGTCAGCACACGATTGAACGAAATACGAAAGAAACACAGATTAGCTTATCTTTTTCAATCGATGGAGAAGGTCAAGCCGATATTCAAACACCGGTTCCTTTTATGAACCATATGCTTGATGCCATTGCCCGCCACGGACACTTTGACTTAACAGTAAATGCAAATGGTGATGTGGAAATTGACGATCATCATACGACTGAAGATATTGGCATCTGCCTCGGACAAGCGATTCAAGGCGCTCTTGGTGATAAACGAGGAATTAAACGGTACGGAAACGCATTCGTACCGATGGATGAGACACTTGCTCAAGTGGTAATCGATCTTTCTAACCGCCCACATTTAGAATTCCGAGCAGAGTTTCCGACTCAAAAAGTGGGAACGTTTGATACAGAACTCGTACATGAATTCTTTTGGAAACTGGCATTAGAAGCGCGAATGAATCTTCATGTGATCGTTCATTATGGAACAAACACGCATCATATGATTGAAGCAGTATTTAAAGCTTTTACAAAAGCACTGGATGAAGCAACTCAACTTGATCCTCGTGTAAAAGGAGTGCCTTCTACGAAAGGGATGTTATAGATGATCGGAATTATTGATTATGGAATGGGTAATCTTCATTCCGTTTGTTCAGCATTAAAAAGAATCGGACAGCCTTACATTCTATCAGGAAATCCAGAAGAGCTTCATGAAACAGACGGCTTGCTGCTTCCTGGAGTTGGATCATTTAAAGATGCGATGCACCAGCTGGAGGAAACAGGTCTTGCTGAGTTTATTAAAACAGAAACTGAAAATGGCAAGCCTCTAATGGGAATTTGCTTAGGCATGCAGCTCCTTTTTGATGAGAGTGCTGAGAACGGAATGACGTCAGGACTCGGTCTTCTGCCCGGAAAAGTAACCCGTTTTAGCGGAAGAAACCCAGAAGGTAAAATGTATAAAGTCCCTCACATGGGGTGGAACAATTTGCATTTTCAACAAAAAAATCAGCCATTACTTCAAGGTCTGGCTGAGGGCTATGTATATTTTGTCCATTCATATGTTGTAGCAACTGATAATCCGCAAGTTCTTGCAGCAGCAGCTTACTATGAAGGTGTTGAAGTTCCTGCAGTAGTAGGGCTCAATCACATTATGGGGACGCAGTTTCACCCTGAAAAAAGTTCTGAAACGGGCATGGGGATGCTGAAAAACTTTTGCCGATTCGTTGAGGAGGGAAAACAATGAGTTCATTCACACTTTATCCAGCAATCGATATGCTAGACGGGAAATGTGTAAGACTATTGCAAGGGGATTATAATCAAGAGACAGTATACGGCGATTCGCCATTTGATATGGCAAAAGAATTTGCAAATCAAGGTGCAGAATGGATTCATATGGTGGATCTCGACGGTGCTAAAGATGGCCAAAAGGTAAATCATGAACACGTCTTGCGGGTGGCAAAAGAGCTTCCTGTTAAAGTGCAAATCGGCGGTGGCATTCGTTCCATGGATGACGTTTCATACTATTTAGATCAAGGTGTTGACCGAGTAATCCTTGGCAGTGCAGCTGTTTCTAATCCGGAATTTGTAAGAGAAGCGTTAAGAAAATATGGCAGTAAAATCGCGATTGGCCTAGATGCCCGCGATGGTTTTGTAGCGACAGAAGGCTGGCTTGAAACATCACATATTTTAGCTGTTGATCTTGCTAAACGTCTTGTAGAAGAAGGTGCTGAAACATTTATTTTTACGGATATTTCAAAGGACGGCATGATGCAAGGACCGAATATTGAAGCCATTGGTGAACTCGCACGCGTTACTGGAAAAGAAGTAATCGCATCTGGCGGGGTCAGCTCAATTAACGATTTAATTTACGTAAAAAAAGATGAACGAAAAATTGCAGGATCTATTATCGGAAAAGCTTTATATACAGGAAGATTCACACTTTCTGATGCGATTGGAAGTGTTGAGTCATGCTGACGAAAAGA
Protein-coding sequences here:
- the hisG gene encoding ATP phosphoribosyltransferase; its protein translation is MNTTLTMAMPKGRIFEEAVDLLRQAGYPLPPEFDESRKLIIDVPEAELRFILAKPMDVPTYVEHGVADIGIAGKDVMLEEERDVYEVLDLNISACYLAVAGLPDGNHERIAPKIASKYPNVAAHYFREQGQQVEVIKLNGSIELAPLIGLADHIVDIVSTGRTLKENGLVELERIADITSRLIVNPASYRLHAVRINEMVERLRTLVESKGDNA
- the hisD gene encoding histidinol dehydrogenase; translation: MKIQPVTELKSLARSVEQNTEQQRKAVLDILQTVKNEGDKALFDYTKQFDGVSLESLEVTKEEIDEALSSLDQELVNIIIEAAANIREYHEKQKRQSWFFTREDGTLLGQKLTPLDSVGVYVPGGTAAYPSSVLMGVIPAVVAGVEEIVLVSPPGKDGKLPSAVLAAAHVAGVKRMFKIGGAQAIGALAYGTETVPKIDKIVGPGNIYVALAKREVFGVCDIDMIAGPSEIAVLADETANEKYIAADLLSQAEHDPRSAAILVTTSQELAEQVAAEVEEQLASLPRKDIVSQAIKDFGAIYVVNSLDEGTDVINKIAPEHLEIMTKDPMSVLGKIKHAGAIFLGEYSSEPVGDYFAGSNHVLPTNGTARFSSPLNVDDYMKKSSVIRYSEQAIKENGHKISAFARLEGLEAHARAIDVRLEEK
- the hisB gene encoding imidazoleglycerol-phosphate dehydratase HisB, which encodes MENKRQHTIERNTKETQISLSFSIDGEGQADIQTPVPFMNHMLDAIARHGHFDLTVNANGDVEIDDHHTTEDIGICLGQAIQGALGDKRGIKRYGNAFVPMDETLAQVVIDLSNRPHLEFRAEFPTQKVGTFDTELVHEFFWKLALEARMNLHVIVHYGTNTHHMIEAVFKAFTKALDEATQLDPRVKGVPSTKGML
- the hisH gene encoding imidazole glycerol phosphate synthase subunit HisH, coding for MIGIIDYGMGNLHSVCSALKRIGQPYILSGNPEELHETDGLLLPGVGSFKDAMHQLEETGLAEFIKTETENGKPLMGICLGMQLLFDESAENGMTSGLGLLPGKVTRFSGRNPEGKMYKVPHMGWNNLHFQQKNQPLLQGLAEGYVYFVHSYVVATDNPQVLAAAAYYEGVEVPAVVGLNHIMGTQFHPEKSSETGMGMLKNFCRFVEEGKQ
- the hisA gene encoding 1-(5-phosphoribosyl)-5-[(5-phosphoribosylamino)methylideneamino]imidazole-4-carboxamide isomerase; the protein is MSSFTLYPAIDMLDGKCVRLLQGDYNQETVYGDSPFDMAKEFANQGAEWIHMVDLDGAKDGQKVNHEHVLRVAKELPVKVQIGGGIRSMDDVSYYLDQGVDRVILGSAAVSNPEFVREALRKYGSKIAIGLDARDGFVATEGWLETSHILAVDLAKRLVEEGAETFIFTDISKDGMMQGPNIEAIGELARVTGKEVIASGGVSSINDLIYVKKDERKIAGSIIGKALYTGRFTLSDAIGSVESC